A single genomic interval of Microbacterium sp. LWO14-1.2 harbors:
- a CDS encoding isocitrate/isopropylmalate dehydrogenase family protein yields MHILVLPGDGIGPEITESTLEVLRAVERTHDVTFEIESADIGLKSLAEVGTTLPADVLKRVPQADGVILGPVSHYEYPAKHEGGFNPSAELRVQFDLFANVRPCRSRADMSILRTPMDLVLVRENTEGFYSDRNMFAGSGEFMPDPDSAFSIRKVTARASSRVARAAFEIAQRRNNKVTAVHKANVVKLSDGLFLREVRKVAEEYPDVELTELIVDAAAAALIKRPDHFDVIVTTNMFGDILSDEASELSGSLGLGGSLNVGDDIAVAQAQHGSAPDIAGRGIANPTSLILSAAMLLDWRGRQDGSVALQDAAGAIEAAVDRVLSNPQTRTGDIGGALGTAEFTRHVVEALSHR; encoded by the coding sequence ATGCACATCCTTGTACTGCCCGGAGACGGCATCGGGCCAGAGATCACCGAGTCCACCCTCGAAGTGCTCCGCGCCGTCGAGCGCACCCACGACGTGACCTTCGAGATCGAAAGCGCCGACATCGGCCTGAAGAGCCTCGCGGAGGTCGGCACGACGTTGCCGGCCGACGTCCTCAAGCGAGTTCCCCAAGCGGACGGAGTCATCCTCGGCCCGGTATCGCACTACGAGTACCCGGCCAAGCACGAGGGCGGATTCAACCCCTCGGCGGAACTCCGCGTGCAGTTCGATCTGTTCGCCAATGTCCGGCCGTGCCGGTCGCGAGCGGACATGAGCATTCTGCGGACGCCGATGGACCTAGTCCTCGTGCGCGAGAACACCGAGGGGTTCTACTCCGACAGGAACATGTTCGCCGGATCCGGCGAATTCATGCCCGATCCCGACAGCGCCTTCAGCATCCGGAAGGTGACGGCGCGTGCATCGTCACGCGTTGCACGTGCGGCGTTCGAGATCGCTCAACGCCGCAACAACAAGGTCACGGCCGTCCACAAGGCCAACGTCGTGAAGCTCTCCGACGGGCTGTTCCTCCGCGAGGTTCGCAAGGTCGCTGAGGAGTACCCGGACGTCGAGCTCACTGAACTCATCGTCGATGCGGCGGCCGCGGCGCTCATCAAGCGGCCCGACCACTTCGACGTCATCGTGACGACGAACATGTTCGGCGACATTCTCTCGGATGAAGCGTCCGAACTGTCCGGCAGCCTGGGCCTGGGTGGTTCCCTGAACGTGGGCGACGACATCGCCGTCGCGCAGGCGCAGCACGGCTCCGCGCCCGATATCGCGGGTCGCGGAATCGCCAACCCGACTTCGCTCATCCTGTCCGCGGCGATGCTTCTGGACTGGCGCGGCAGACAGGACGGCTCGGTTGCACTGCAGGATGCCGCGGGGGCCATTGAGGCCGCTGTGGATCGTGTGCTCAGCAACCCGCAGACGCGTACGGGCGACATCGGCGGAGCACTCGGTACTGCGGAGTTCACCCGCCATGTCGTCGAGGCGTTGTCGCACCGTTGA
- a CDS encoding Ldh family oxidoreductase yields MDAQPSLDAAPTQLVSPSSLRTFATRILTSQGVPDADAALVADSLVAADEWGHQSHGVLRLPWYLERLRTGAMKTVTAPSTVIDTGALAIYDGHDGIGQVLTEHARIEAVRRAREHGIGAVGVRNSNHFGTAMYFTRRAAADGCAAILTTNASPAMAPWGGREKRLGTNPWSIAAPYGDRVVAVDIANTAVARGKIYLARQKGELIPDSWALTEDGARTTDAAEAVHGVILPMAAHKGYAITFMMDVLSGALTGSAVGTGVHGPYEADKASGAGHLFLAIDVNATGDPEGYAERVSHLVDEVKSTPLAQDANEIFYPGEVEDRSAARVAEAGGLQLPEQTILDLQLIADEQGVEFTL; encoded by the coding sequence ATGGACGCTCAGCCTTCCCTCGACGCGGCACCCACTCAGTTGGTGTCCCCGTCTTCGCTTCGGACCTTCGCAACGCGAATCCTCACGTCGCAGGGCGTACCCGATGCCGATGCCGCTTTGGTCGCAGATAGCTTGGTCGCGGCCGACGAGTGGGGCCATCAGTCGCACGGCGTGCTGCGTCTGCCCTGGTATCTCGAGCGATTGCGCACCGGAGCGATGAAGACGGTGACCGCACCGTCCACCGTTATTGACACCGGAGCCCTCGCCATCTACGACGGCCACGACGGCATCGGACAGGTGCTGACCGAGCACGCGCGGATCGAAGCGGTGCGCCGCGCTCGAGAGCACGGCATCGGTGCGGTCGGCGTGCGAAACTCCAACCACTTCGGCACCGCGATGTACTTCACCCGCCGCGCCGCCGCCGACGGCTGCGCAGCGATCCTCACGACGAACGCCTCGCCTGCCATGGCCCCATGGGGCGGTCGCGAGAAGCGTCTGGGCACCAACCCCTGGTCTATCGCAGCGCCCTACGGTGACCGCGTCGTCGCCGTAGACATCGCCAACACCGCTGTGGCGCGCGGGAAGATCTACCTCGCCCGCCAGAAGGGCGAACTCATCCCCGACAGTTGGGCACTCACCGAGGACGGCGCACGGACCACCGATGCGGCCGAGGCAGTCCACGGTGTCATCTTGCCGATGGCCGCGCACAAGGGTTACGCCATCACCTTCATGATGGATGTGCTGTCGGGCGCCCTGACGGGCAGCGCCGTCGGCACCGGAGTGCACGGCCCGTACGAGGCGGACAAGGCCAGCGGCGCCGGCCACCTCTTCCTCGCCATCGACGTGAACGCTACCGGTGACCCCGAGGGATATGCAGAGCGCGTCTCCCACCTCGTCGACGAGGTGAAGAGCACTCCGCTCGCGCAGGACGCGAACGAGATCTTCTACCCCGGCGAAGTGGAGGACCGCTCTGCTGCTCGGGTGGCAGAGGCCGGCGGTCTGCAGCTTCCGGAGCAGACGATCCTGGACCTGCAGCTCATTGCGGACGAGCAGGGAGTGGAGTTCACCCTGTAG
- a CDS encoding antibiotic biosynthesis monooxygenase → MHSVWVEVQVIEGKLDEFRAAIAANADATVRDEPGCYYFDVIELDAAEQRFAFYEIYRDRDAFVVEHRSAAHYAAWKQAVAETIVPGSQTITEGRRLFGASETVPSR, encoded by the coding sequence ATGCACTCGGTTTGGGTGGAAGTACAGGTCATCGAGGGGAAGCTCGATGAGTTCCGTGCTGCAATCGCTGCGAACGCGGATGCCACCGTCCGCGATGAGCCGGGCTGCTACTACTTCGACGTCATCGAGCTCGACGCAGCCGAGCAGCGGTTCGCCTTCTATGAGATCTACCGCGACAGGGACGCGTTCGTCGTCGAGCACCGGTCCGCGGCGCACTACGCGGCGTGGAAGCAGGCGGTCGCTGAGACCATCGTTCCTGGGTCTCAGACCATCACTGAAGGGCGACGTTTGTTCGGCGCCTCGGAGACTGTTCCGTCTAGGTGA
- a CDS encoding GntR family transcriptional regulator encodes MSSEDSVWRGKAERAYAQLRSDIETGVLAPGQTLSEIELVAYTGASRTPVREAIRRLAAEGLVDLAPRRAPTVSRISLRSARALFDFRRIVEPIAVRMVTQKAADNPSLREAFLRVLDAFASIRGVEYSPEFAARFRDAAAEFDRLIAVNTPNEYLGRSIVDLRPHSARLRYIAHGDLSRLQESVAEHMNMCHAIVDGNADAAAEAMTTHLNHVDQAIFRQLMTGDAGELLVT; translated from the coding sequence ATGAGCTCCGAGGACAGCGTCTGGCGCGGCAAAGCAGAGCGCGCGTATGCGCAGTTGCGCTCCGACATCGAGACCGGCGTGCTCGCGCCAGGTCAGACGCTGTCGGAGATCGAACTGGTCGCGTACACCGGAGCGTCTCGCACGCCTGTCCGCGAGGCGATCCGGCGCCTCGCCGCTGAGGGGCTCGTGGACCTCGCTCCCCGTCGAGCACCTACGGTGTCCCGCATTTCCCTGCGGAGCGCACGGGCGCTTTTCGACTTCCGTCGCATCGTCGAGCCCATCGCGGTGCGGATGGTCACTCAGAAGGCTGCGGATAACCCCTCGCTCCGAGAGGCCTTCCTCCGCGTGCTCGATGCGTTCGCTTCCATCCGAGGCGTCGAGTACTCCCCCGAGTTCGCGGCGCGTTTCCGCGACGCTGCGGCGGAGTTCGACCGGCTCATCGCGGTGAATACGCCGAACGAGTACCTCGGACGCTCCATCGTGGACCTGCGGCCTCATAGCGCGAGACTGCGATATATCGCGCATGGAGACCTCTCGCGCCTGCAGGAATCCGTCGCCGAGCACATGAATATGTGCCATGCCATCGTCGACGGCAACGCCGACGCCGCGGCTGAGGCGATGACCACTCACCTCAACCACGTCGACCAGGCAATCTTCCGTCAGCTGATGACCGGCGACGCCGGCGAGCTCCTCGTCACCTAG
- a CDS encoding SLC13 family permease yields the protein MLVILGFLMIAVFMYLVMAKKATPVATLILVPIIFGLFTGAGLGLSDMIVESFLKLAPTAGLLFFAIIFFGTMIDVGLFDPLIKLILKFVGNHPTRLVVGTALLTSIVSLDGDGSTTFIIVTSAFLPIYLRLGMSPVILTVVAAMSNGVLNTVPWGGSTARAAAALNVSPIDIFVPMIPSIIAGLATVIIIAYFLGRRETKRIGELVLTESPGFLKKADIGVELKHSSADRATRKAAANGGDWDSSVVLTNNFAVPTNEDGTQLLDRPNARPRLIWFNLILTLAVMTVLVMDVTEPVVIFMIAAATALVVNFPRVQEQSAQLKAHASSVISVVGMVFAASVLTGIMSGTGMVEAMAGWLVDIIPPALGPFMATIAGILSIPLTFIMTNDAYYFGVLPILAETATHFGIEPVEMARASLVGQALHQSSPLVASFLLLIGLANVNLGEHFKKVIWRGTIVALVMLVVGGLFAYPLF from the coding sequence ATGCTCGTGATACTCGGCTTCCTGATGATCGCCGTGTTCATGTACCTGGTGATGGCCAAGAAGGCCACGCCGGTTGCAACCCTGATCCTGGTTCCCATCATCTTTGGCCTCTTCACGGGAGCTGGCCTCGGCCTCAGCGACATGATCGTCGAGTCGTTCCTCAAGCTCGCACCGACCGCAGGGCTTCTGTTCTTCGCCATCATCTTCTTCGGCACAATGATTGACGTCGGGCTGTTCGACCCGCTCATCAAACTGATTCTGAAGTTCGTCGGCAATCACCCCACCCGCCTCGTTGTGGGCACGGCGCTGCTGACTTCCATCGTGTCGCTGGACGGGGACGGTTCGACGACCTTCATCATCGTGACCTCGGCGTTCTTGCCGATCTACCTGCGACTCGGTATGAGCCCGGTGATCCTCACAGTGGTGGCGGCGATGTCCAATGGTGTCCTCAACACCGTCCCGTGGGGTGGATCCACCGCGCGCGCCGCAGCAGCACTGAACGTGTCGCCCATCGACATCTTCGTTCCGATGATCCCGTCCATCATCGCGGGTCTCGCAACGGTGATCATCATCGCCTACTTCCTCGGACGGCGTGAGACGAAGCGCATCGGCGAGCTCGTGCTGACCGAGTCGCCCGGCTTCCTCAAGAAGGCGGATATCGGGGTGGAGCTGAAGCACTCCTCGGCCGACCGCGCAACGCGCAAGGCCGCGGCGAACGGTGGCGACTGGGACTCGTCCGTCGTGCTGACCAACAACTTCGCCGTTCCGACCAACGAGGACGGGACGCAGCTGCTTGACCGACCGAACGCACGTCCGCGTCTGATCTGGTTCAACCTGATCCTCACCCTTGCAGTCATGACCGTCCTCGTGATGGATGTCACCGAGCCCGTCGTCATCTTCATGATTGCCGCGGCAACCGCGCTGGTCGTGAACTTCCCCCGTGTGCAGGAGCAGTCCGCACAGCTCAAGGCGCACGCCTCGTCGGTCATCTCCGTCGTCGGCATGGTGTTCGCGGCCTCGGTCCTCACCGGCATCATGAGCGGCACCGGAATGGTCGAGGCGATGGCCGGTTGGCTCGTTGACATCATCCCGCCGGCGCTGGGGCCGTTCATGGCGACTATCGCTGGAATCCTCAGTATTCCACTGACCTTCATCATGACCAACGACGCGTACTACTTCGGTGTTCTGCCGATTCTCGCTGAGACGGCGACCCACTTCGGCATTGAGCCGGTCGAGATGGCACGCGCATCTCTGGTGGGTCAGGCACTGCACCAGTCGAGCCCCCTGGTGGCGTCGTTCCTTCTTCTCATCGGTCTGGCCAACGTCAACCTCGGCGAGCACTTCAAGAAGGTCATCTGGCGCGGCACCATCGTCGCCCTGGTGATGCTCGTCGTCGGCGGCCTGTTCGCTTACCCCCTGTTCTGA
- a CDS encoding NAD-dependent succinate-semialdehyde dehydrogenase → MVISSVNPATEETVATFELHTPEQLEQKLDAAVAAQKSWRRTSIEDRTALLRRIAEVLREGKEEYAQIITREMGKPIVEARAEVEKCAVTLDYYAEQAPKFLANERIASNATESAVVFDPLGVVLAIMPWNYPFWQFFRFAAPALAAGNAPFLKHANNVPAAAVAVEEIVRKAGAPEGLCTTVLIESNRVAALIEDDRIAAVTLTGSTEVGRIVASQAGKALKKQVLELGGSDPFIVLEGADIAEAAKVAVKARFTNVGQSCVNAKRFIVEDAVADEFVAAFVEHAAALKIGDPFEDDTNIGPMARGNLRDELHDQVLRTLEHGRTVLKLGGAPLDGPGYFYPPTVIDYVEPGDTAFEEETFGPVAAIIRAKNADHAVELANDTEFGLGAALWTQDLDLARKLTRQIDAGAVFVNGMVASDARLPFGGIKASGYGRELGDYGLREFVNIKTVWIGPAKTPAPTVAEKIGE, encoded by the coding sequence ATGGTCATCAGTTCGGTCAACCCGGCAACGGAAGAGACTGTCGCCACGTTCGAGCTTCACACGCCCGAGCAGCTCGAGCAGAAGCTCGACGCGGCCGTCGCCGCGCAGAAGAGCTGGCGTCGCACGTCCATCGAGGACCGCACCGCGCTGCTCCGTCGCATCGCAGAGGTGCTGCGCGAAGGCAAGGAAGAGTACGCGCAGATCATCACCCGGGAGATGGGCAAGCCCATCGTCGAGGCCCGCGCCGAGGTCGAGAAGTGCGCCGTCACCCTCGACTACTACGCCGAGCAGGCGCCGAAGTTCCTCGCGAACGAGCGCATCGCCTCGAACGCCACTGAGAGCGCGGTCGTCTTCGACCCGCTCGGTGTGGTCCTCGCCATCATGCCGTGGAACTACCCGTTCTGGCAGTTCTTCCGGTTCGCCGCTCCCGCCCTCGCTGCCGGTAACGCACCGTTCCTGAAACACGCGAACAACGTGCCGGCGGCCGCTGTCGCCGTGGAAGAGATCGTGCGCAAAGCCGGCGCGCCTGAGGGCCTCTGCACCACGGTGCTCATCGAGTCGAACCGCGTCGCCGCCCTCATTGAAGACGACCGCATCGCCGCCGTGACCCTCACCGGTTCGACCGAGGTCGGTCGCATCGTCGCCTCCCAGGCGGGCAAGGCCCTGAAGAAGCAGGTGCTCGAGCTCGGCGGGTCCGACCCGTTCATCGTTCTCGAAGGCGCCGACATCGCCGAGGCTGCGAAGGTTGCGGTCAAGGCGCGCTTCACCAACGTCGGACAGAGCTGCGTGAACGCCAAGCGCTTCATCGTCGAGGACGCTGTTGCCGACGAGTTCGTGGCAGCATTCGTCGAGCACGCCGCAGCGCTGAAGATCGGTGACCCGTTCGAGGATGACACCAACATCGGGCCGATGGCCCGCGGCAACCTCCGCGACGAGCTCCACGACCAGGTTCTGCGCACACTCGAGCACGGACGCACCGTCCTCAAGCTCGGTGGCGCACCGCTTGACGGCCCCGGCTACTTCTACCCGCCGACCGTCATCGACTACGTTGAGCCGGGGGACACCGCGTTCGAAGAGGAGACCTTCGGCCCCGTCGCCGCCATCATCCGCGCGAAGAACGCGGACCACGCCGTCGAACTGGCAAACGACACCGAGTTTGGTCTGGGCGCGGCGCTGTGGACCCAGGACCTCGACCTTGCTCGTAAGCTGACGCGACAGATCGACGCCGGCGCCGTGTTCGTCAACGGCATGGTGGCCTCCGACGCCCGCCTGCCTTTCGGTGGCATCAAGGCATCGGGATACGGCCGCGAGCTCGGCGACTACGGGCTGCGCGAGTTCGTGAACATCAAGACGGTGTGGATCGGACCGGCGAAGACCCCGGCTCCGACGGTCGCCGAGAAGATCGGCGAGTGA